In the genome of Streptomyces sp. Q6, the window CGGGATTCCTGGGGGCGAGCTTCGTGCTCCGCCGACCGGTCAGTCGCCGATCGGCACGGCCGCGCCTGCGGCTTGTGGGCGAGGAGTTGGACGCCCTGCCGCCGCGACCGGCAGTACATCTGTGCTGCGCGGCGGCCGCCGTGCGTGAATGCAGGGGTACGCACGAAGGAACGCCCGGACTCCAACGTCCGTGGCTCCTCCACCTGTTCGGAGGGAGAGCGAGATGCTCCGCCATGTTCGTCGACGTGCTGTGTCCGGGGTGGTGCTGGCTCTGCTGTCGGTGCTGACCGTGACCGCGTGCGGCAGTGAGAAGGCCGGAGCCGGACAGTCCGGACAGGCTGGACAGAGCGAGCGGGCCGAGCGGTTTCCGCATGCCTTCCCGGGCTCACCGACGACGGATGTGAGCGCGGAGCAGGCCTTCCGTGACCATCAGGTCGCGGTGCCCGGGTCCGCGAGGGTCATCGGGTACTACGCGTGGTCCGAGGACGACGAGTACCCGATGGCGGCGGAGCTGCGGTTGCCGTGTTCCGCGGTGGCCGGGGTCGTCTCGGGGAGCAAGCTGGTGAAGGCGTCGTCCCGGGACGGCGAGATCGCCGCGGTCCAGGTCTTCGCCCGGTCCCATGGCTGGTCCGACGACACCGAGGACCAGCGGTATCTGCGGATCGGAGGCCCGGACGACGTGCTGGGTGCCCTGGTCCACGCGACCGGCACGGAGTGCACGATGTACCTGAACAGCTGAGGTCCGCACGCCTCCCGCCGTCCCGGCTCTGCCGGGGCGGCGGGAGCGGCGACACGCGTGCTCGGTGTCCGCTGTGTCCAGGCGCGTACCGCTCCATCGCCTTCGACGGCTCCGTGGAGTACGAGGACGGGTGCGCGGCGGAGGATTCCAGGTGGTGCTCGACCCGGCCTACCGGATGCCGCAGCCGGGCGAGCGGCAGGAAGCCGGGAGCGCCGGGCCCGCGGGCGATCCCGCGCCGGCCGTGGCGCGGACGCGGGAGCTGCTCGCGCGCCGGGCCGCCCTCCTCGGGCGCCGCGACGAACCGCCCCCGCCTGTCCCGGAGTCCGCGCTTCTTGACGCCGTGCGCCGCTGTGGCGGGCAGCACCGGGGGTGGCTGCCCGGCGGCATCCCGGACGTGGCGCCGCCCATCCTCCAGGCGCTCCACATCAACCACCAGGCCGAGCCCGCGGGACATCCGTGGCTCGTCGTGGTGTCCGGGGGTTGACGGCCCGCCGGTCGTGCGGCCCACGCGATGATCTGCCGGGCGACACGCGGCGTCGCTCAGGCCGCGTCGTCCTTGACCGCCGCGACGAACGCCGTCCAGGCTCCGCCGCCGAAGACGACCGCCGGGCCGGACGGGTTCTTGCTGTCGCGGACGGGTACGTGGGCGGCACAGGCGGCGTCGTTGACCTCCAGGCAGTCGCCACTGTCGCCACCGCTGTGCGTCGACTTACGCCAGGCGTCGCTGACTTCGAGACAGTCGCCGCTGCTGCCGCCGCTGTGACTGGACTTGCGCCACATCGTCAGGGTCGAGGCATCCGGGATCGTCGTGGGCTGCTCACTCACGTTGCTCATGCTCGTAATCCTCTGCGATGGAGCGGATCAGGGCCAGGGACTCCCGGTGCGACAGGGCGTCGCCCATGGCGTGATCGTAGGCCGCTTGGCATTGCCGTACCACGGAGGGGACTTCGAGCACTCGACCCGTCTTCAGGCCCTCCACGTACGCGACGGGCGGCAGGTCCTCGAACCACATCAAGGAGACGAAGCCTTCCATCAGCGCGTGGTAGCCCACCGAGAAGGGGAGTACGTGCACGCGGATGCGGTGGCTCTCGCCCAGTTCCGCGATGTGACAGAGCTGTTCGCACATCACCGCCGGACCGCCGACGGGACGGCGCAGCACGGCCTCGTCGAGGAGTGTCCACACCACCGGGCTCTCGAAGACGTCGAGAATGCGGGCGCGGCGGAGGCGTGTGACAAGGAGCTTGTCACGTGCCTCCGGGGTCTTGGGCGGGAAGCCCGAAGCCAGTACTTGCCGTGCGTAGGCGGGGGTTTGGAGGAGGCCCGGCACCAGCTTCGGCCCGTACACGCGGATCGTCGTCGCCTGTTCCTCCAGGCGTAGCGCCTCCTCGAAGTGTTCGGCCACCGCGCCCTCGCCCTGGGTCGGGAGGAACGTCTCGAAGACGCCCCCCGTGTCGAGCACCCCGTCCAGGCGCCGGGCGTCATCCAACGCAGGTCTGCGCCGGCCCGCCTCGATGTGCGCGATGCGCGTGCGGGACATGACCGCGCGCACGCTGAGCTCTTCCTGGGTGAGTCCGGCCGCCTCGCGCCGCCGCCTCAGTTCCTCGCCGTAGCTGGTACGTGATCCGGGGTTGTCCTCGACCGCCATACGAACTCCCGTATGTGACAGATCAGTTGTCACGCGCGAACCTCTGGCGAGCCTACCTGCGGAGACCTCACTGTGTGACCGTTCTTGAACGGAAAGTGAGGAGCGGTGCGATGGCGGAGGCGGTTCAGGTCGTGCATGGCGAGGGGGCGTACGTCGCCCATGCCGAGACCGATGTCTACGGCCCGGGGAAAGTGCTGGCCGTGGAAGGGGAGTTGAGGCGGGTGCGGTTCGTGTACTTCGTCGCCACGGTGGGGGCGGGAGTGCTGCGGGCCGCCAACGAGGCCGAGGAGGCGTGGGTGCGGGCCTGGATCGCGGAGCGCCGCCAGCGGTACGGCAAGCAGTGGTGACTACGTGAAGTAGTCATGTGATTACAGAAGTTGCGCTACGGTGGCCGAAACTTAAGCGGCCCAAGACGCCGGGTGCAACCAGCGTCGAGGGCCTTCATCGCCAGTGGCTCCACCAGAAAGAGACACCACCGGAAATGCTCCGTCATGTTATCGCCCCGACTGGATCCTTCAGTCAGATTCCGAACTCCCTGATCCGGCACCCTCGGTTGAACTCCGACGCCCTGCGGCTCCTCATCTGGCAGCTCTCCCTCCCCGCCGACGCGGGCGACTCCCTCTCCAGGACCGCCGAGAAGGCGGGCCTCGGCAAGTGCGCTTTCCTGCGAGCCAAAAGGCAGTTGAAGACCGAGGGGTTTCTGCACGAGTGGCGGGTGCAGGGGGAGCGGGGGCGGTGGGAGACCGTTCAGCTCGTGTCGGGGGCGCCGTTGAGCGCGGAGGAGGCGGCCGCCGTACGGGACGGGGAACCGGCGGGCAGGCCACGAAAGGCTGCGGCTCTGACGTCTGGATCTCCGACGTCTGGATCTCCGACGTCTGGGTCTCCGGCGGTGGGAACTCCGGCCGTCGGTGAGCCGACCCGCCGGGACGTCGGCCGTCATCCAAGGCGGCAAGACCTTAGGGACAACACCTCCACCCCTCCGGCGCCCGAGCGGCCCGACGACGAGGCCGGCCGCTTCGTCGCCGGGCTCCAGGAGCGGGACGCGCGGCTGCGCATCCCGCGCGCCATGGTCACCGAACTCGCCGCCCGCGTACGTGACTGGTTCACGCGCGGGCACACCGCCGAGAGCGTGTGGCGGCACATCCGCCTGAACCTCCCCGGACGGCTCGGCCGGATCGAGCGACCGGGCGGCCTGCTGAGGTACGTACTCGCCGACATCCCACCCGTCGCCGTGGCCGTACTCGCCAGTGAGCCCGCCCGGCGACAGTCCGCCCCGGTCCCACGGGTCTCGCTCATGCGGGAGTGCGAGGGCGCAGGCCACGTACAGGCCCGCCTGTTCCTGCCGACCGGCGACGAAACCCTCTGCGGGGCGTGCCGTACATGAATCCGGGGTTGCGTGGAGGGGGACGGCCGGTGGGGTTCGGTTCGACAGTGATGCTTTCGGGGGTGGGCGCGCTGTTCCAAGTGGCCGCCTGTGTGCCGGGTGTGTCTCAATTAGCGTTCTGCTGTGGCCTGTTGGGCCCGATTCGGAGTGAGTGACGCCAACGTGAGTCCTCGTGTGTCCCATGCGTACAGATCGATGAACCTGAAGCGGAGGGTGTGGGTCACCCTGGGGGCCGTCGTGCTCGGTGGCGGCGGGGTGACCGCCTACGCCGTCGCCAACCCCGTCCACGACGTGAGCGCCGCCCTCCAGGACAAGCGGCCCGTGAAGGTCTACGACCTCGCGCTGCCCGGCACCACGAGCGGACGTCGGGAGCTGCCGCGCAAGGACACCGAGGAGTTCTCGCTGCTCGGCGTCTCGTGGACCGGCGCCACCAAGGAGCTCGACGGCACCGCGCAGGTGCGCACCCACAGCCTGGAGAGCGGGGAGTGGAGCGCCTGGCACGACCTGGAGCTCGACACCGATCCGCTGGAGAAGCCGGAGCGCGGTGTGCGCGGGGCGTCCGAGCCGCTGTACGTGGGGCCCTCCGACGGGGTCCAGGTGCAGGTCGCCCATGAGGACGGGACGACCGCCGCACTGCCCAAGGGGCTTGAGGTCAACCTCGTGGACCCGGGCGTCGTGACCGACGCCGAGGCGCGGCGGCCCGCCCCGACGGCCGACTCCGCCGAACCCGCCGCGTTCGTCGCCGAAGGGGCCGAAGGGGCCGAAGGGGCCGAGGCGGCCGAAGGCGTCGAAGGCGTCGAAGGCGTCGAAGGGACCGAGAGTCCCAGTCCTACGGGTACCGATCCCACCGCTACCGCTACCGCTACCGCCAGCGCGAGCGCCACCGTTCCGACGGCACCCCCGTCCACCGCCCCGAAGCCGCCCATCACCTCCCGCGCCGGTTGGGGCGCCGACGAGTCCATGGTCGAGGACCCGCCGGAGTACAACCCGGACGTCAAGGCCGTCTTCGTCCACCACACCGACGGCGCGAACGACTACTCCTGCGCCGACTCGGCCTCGATCGTGCGCGGCATCTACGCGTACCACGTACAGGTCGAGGGCTGGAACGACATCGGCTACAACTTCCTCGTCGACAAGTGCGGCACCGTCTTCGAGGGCCGCAAGGGCGGCACCGACCTGCCGGTGCTCGGCGCCCACACCTACGGCTGGAACCGCGAGTCCGCCGGGATCGCCGTCCTCGGCAACTACGTCTCCGCCAGTGCCACGAACGCCGCGCTCACCTCGATCGCCCGCGTCGCGGCCTGGAAGCTCGGACAGTACGGCGCCGACCCGGCCGGAACCGTCGCCCTGAACGCCGGTGCGAGCCAGACCAACTACTTCGGCAAGAGCTTCACCGCCGGCACGAAGTACACGTTCAACCGGATCTCCGCCCACCGCGACGGCTTCAACACGCAGTGCCCCGGCAACTCCCTCTACGCCCAGCTCCCGACCATCCGCACCTGGGCCGCCGGGCCGGTGCAGGGGCTGAAGACCACCACCGTCGACGGCGCGGGCAAGTCCGGCACCACGTACTACACGAAGGGAGCCGTCACCGTGCACTGGTCGGCGACGACCCCGGCGTCGCTGATCTCCACGTACGAACTCCTCGTCGACGGCAAGGTCGCCGCCACCGCCTCCGGCAGTGCCACGTCCGCCGCCGCGACGCTCGCCCTCGGCAGCCACACCGTCGCCGTCCGGGCCGTCCACCAGTCCGGCAAGGCGGTCACCACGGCCGCGCTGAACGTCGTCGCCGAGACCACGGCCCCCACCTTCTCCACCTCCCCGAGGATCTCCCTGCGCACCGGCACGGTGAGCACCACGTCCGTGCCCGTCGCCCTGGGCTGGAAGGCCGCCGACGACAAGGCGCTGCGCGAGGTGAAGCTCCTCGCGCCGGCCACGGCCACCTTCGGCCCGACGACGACCAGCTCGAACCGCACGGCCGCGTCCGGCACCGCCACCACCTGGTCGATGCGCGCCTACGACTTCGCGGGGAACTCCCGCACGTCGTCGCCCGCCTTCACGCCCGTGATCCAGCAGGAGACGTCGGCGGTCAAGTCCGGTAGCTGGACGTCCCGTTCGAGCAGCAGCTACCTCGGCGGCAAGTCGTACTCCAGCGGTTCCAAGGGCACGAGCCTCACCTGGACCTTCACCGGCCGGTCGGCCTCGTGGGTCGTCTCACGGGCGTCGAGCTCCGGTCAGGCGTACGTGTACGTGGACGGCGTCAAGGTCAGCACCGTGGACCTGAAGTCGTCGTCGACCCTGTACCGACAGGCGATCTGGACCAAGACCTGGTCCAGCAGCGCGCCGCACAAGGTGAAGATCGTCGTGGTCGGCACCAGCGGCCGCCCGACCATCACGACGGACGGGCTCGTCTACATCAAGTAGCGCAGCCAGGAAGGTAGTTGCAGGGGTTGAACGGGTGTGGCGGTACGGGTCTTCCGTGCCGCCACACCGTTTGTGCGGCACAGGTGCGCGCGCTGTGCACCGTGGTCTCTTCTGCGGCGGGGCCCGTTGACGCGGCGCCGACGGCCGACGGCACCGAATGGTTGTACGGAAACCCCGTATTCGCTGTGTGAGAAGCGACATGTGTGCAACCTGTGACGGTTGAGGTGACACACCCGCTGGGGGAGTGCGGGAAGAACCGGAACCAGGCTTCCCGGTGACCGGACCAAGGGGTGCAACACCATGCGTGAGGGTGAGAAACGGGCCGCCGACATGCGACGGCACGCGGCGGGCTTCGTCGCGCGGGTCGCCTCGGCCCGGCTGCCGCTCGACTACTCCGTCGCCAGCCTCCGTGTCGTCGACTTCCTCATCGACGGACTGCGGAAGGGCGGTGCGGACCGGGGGCGCGTCGACACCGTGCTGTTCGGTCTCGGCGCGTACGTGGGGGAGGTGCTGGCCCGGCGGGCCGGTGCCGAATGGGTCGACCTGGACGAGGCGCAACGCGCCTACTTCGGGCAGGGCGTGGGCGTACGGATGCCGGACGGACGGGTGTGGAACCCGCTCGGGAAGGTCGTGAACCGGTACGAGGTCGGCGCCGAGGAGTCGCTCCAGACCTTCTACCTGACCCTGCCGGGACGGCGGAGCCGCGCATGCGCCGCCCTGTGATCACCGGGGTGTTCGTCGTCGCGCTCGCCGCCGGTGGCGCCGCGTTCCGGCCCGTCGAACCGGCCTCGGAGATACGGGCGCTGGCTCAACCAGCCACCAGCACACGCCCTGTTGACGACACGTCGTCTCCTGAAGCCGCTGAACAGGCGCGCGGGGAGGACCTGTTGAGGCGGGCCGGTGTCCTGCTGCGCGACGCCTACTCCGTGCGCATGGCGGCGGACGTCAGGCAGGGCGACAAGCACGTACGGAGCGACATCGGCGTGGACCACCACGGCAACTGCTCCGGGACCATCGACGACGGCGACGGCGTGGCCGCCCGCGTCGTCTATCTCAAGGGTGGCGCCGACACCGACGGGGACGGCGCGGGGGACGGGGAGGACGAGGCGTACGTGAAGTACGGCGACGCCGCCCTCGCCGTGCTGGAGACCCGGGCCGAGGCCAAGGGGGCCGAAGCGGGCGCGCGCATGCGGGCGTTCACCGGCCTGGCCCGGGGCAAGTACGTGAAAGCTCCCTCGGGACCCAAGGGCGCCCAGATCATCGGCAGGCAGTGCGGCGTCGGCCGGACGCTGGCCACCACGATGATCGGCGGGGCGGCGGGTACCCGCGCGCTGCCCGACGTACGCCGCGACGGCGAACTGCTCACCCCGCTCGCCCTGCCCACGCGCGGCGGGGGCGGCACCGCGTACGTCGGCGCCGAGTCGGACATGCGGCTGCACTCCATGAACGGCACCACCGGCGGCATGCGCATCACCATCACCTTCAGCGACTACGACAAGCCGTTCGACGTCCACACCCCCGACCCGGCGCAGGTCGTGGAGTTCCCGACGGACGGCGGGTCGGTCTTCGAGGTCTGAGGCGACCCGCACGGGCGCGGCCATCCCCCCGGCCGCCATCCGTCCCTGTGACGTTTCTGTGGGCGCGGACGCTGATCAGCATGGGGGACACACGGATCGCGTACGGAAACGTACGCACGCGTACTGAAACGTACTGAAGAGGAAAGCGGTTGGGCCAGGGAGGGGAACCCCGTCGCACGCAGGCGTACGACGGGGAGCTGGGCGCAGCCGTGGCGCGGGCCCAGGAAGGCGACGAGGCCGCCTTCGCCGTGGCGTACCGCCTGGTGCAGCCCGGCCTGCTCGGATATCTGCGCGGGCTCGTCGGCGACGAGGCGGAGGACGTCGCCGCCGACGCGTGGCTGGAGATCGCCCGGGACCTGGGGCGTTTTCGCGGCGACGGCGCGGGGTTCCGCGGCTGGACGGCGACCATCGCCCGGCACCGCGCGCTCGATCTGCTGCGCCGTCAGAAGGTGCGCCCCCGCTCGTCCGTACTGGAGCAGGACGTCCTCGAACTGCCCGCTGCGCACAACACCGCCGAGCAGGCCTTCGAGACCCTCTCCACCGAGCGCGCCCTCGCCCTCATCGCCCAACTCCCGCGCGACCAGGGCGAGGCGGTCCTGCTCCGCGTGGTCGTCGGGCTCGACGGGCCGACCGCCGCCCGCGTCCTCGGCAAGCGCCCGGGAGCCGTGCGCACGGCCGCGTACCGAGGGCTGAAGCGGCTCGCACGTCAACTCGGCGTCGAAACGGCTCACGACGCGACGGATGACGCGACGGGCGACGCGACGGGCGACGCTACGGACGGCGCCACGGGCGACGCGACGGACGGCGCCACGGACGAGACAACGCGTGAGGCAACGGACGAGGCCACGGGCGAGGCAACGGGCGACGGCTCCGGCAAGGACGAGGTGTGACGGATATCGAGCCGCGAACGCTGGGGGAGTCGAGATGA includes:
- a CDS encoding DUF397 domain-containing protein, producing MSNVSEQPTTIPDASTLTMWRKSSHSGGSSGDCLEVSDAWRKSTHSGGDSGDCLEVNDAACAAHVPVRDSKNPSGPAVVFGGGAWTAFVAAVKDDAA
- a CDS encoding helix-turn-helix transcriptional regulator: MAVEDNPGSRTSYGEELRRRREAAGLTQEELSVRAVMSRTRIAHIEAGRRRPALDDARRLDGVLDTGGVFETFLPTQGEGAVAEHFEEALRLEEQATTIRVYGPKLVPGLLQTPAYARQVLASGFPPKTPEARDKLLVTRLRRARILDVFESPVVWTLLDEAVLRRPVGGPAVMCEQLCHIAELGESHRIRVHVLPFSVGYHALMEGFVSLMWFEDLPPVAYVEGLKTGRVLEVPSVVRQCQAAYDHAMGDALSHRESLALIRSIAEDYEHEQRE
- a CDS encoding peptidoglycan recognition protein, encoding MKRRVWVTLGAVVLGGGGVTAYAVANPVHDVSAALQDKRPVKVYDLALPGTTSGRRELPRKDTEEFSLLGVSWTGATKELDGTAQVRTHSLESGEWSAWHDLELDTDPLEKPERGVRGASEPLYVGPSDGVQVQVAHEDGTTAALPKGLEVNLVDPGVVTDAEARRPAPTADSAEPAAFVAEGAEGAEGAEAAEGVEGVEGVEGTESPSPTGTDPTATATATASASATVPTAPPSTAPKPPITSRAGWGADESMVEDPPEYNPDVKAVFVHHTDGANDYSCADSASIVRGIYAYHVQVEGWNDIGYNFLVDKCGTVFEGRKGGTDLPVLGAHTYGWNRESAGIAVLGNYVSASATNAALTSIARVAAWKLGQYGADPAGTVALNAGASQTNYFGKSFTAGTKYTFNRISAHRDGFNTQCPGNSLYAQLPTIRTWAAGPVQGLKTTTVDGAGKSGTTYYTKGAVTVHWSATTPASLISTYELLVDGKVAATASGSATSAAATLALGSHTVAVRAVHQSGKAVTTAALNVVAETTAPTFSTSPRISLRTGTVSTTSVPVALGWKAADDKALREVKLLAPATATFGPTTTSSNRTAASGTATTWSMRAYDFAGNSRTSSPAFTPVIQQETSAVKSGSWTSRSSSSYLGGKSYSSGSKGTSLTWTFTGRSASWVVSRASSSGQAYVYVDGVKVSTVDLKSSSTLYRQAIWTKTWSSSAPHKVKIVVVGTSGRPTITTDGLVYIK
- a CDS encoding RNA polymerase sigma factor; translation: MGQGGEPRRTQAYDGELGAAVARAQEGDEAAFAVAYRLVQPGLLGYLRGLVGDEAEDVAADAWLEIARDLGRFRGDGAGFRGWTATIARHRALDLLRRQKVRPRSSVLEQDVLELPAAHNTAEQAFETLSTERALALIAQLPRDQGEAVLLRVVVGLDGPTAARVLGKRPGAVRTAAYRGLKRLARQLGVETAHDATDDATGDATGDATDGATGDATDGATDETTREATDEATGEATGDGSGKDEV